GCCATAGACTTCTTTATCGAAAACTCTGATACCCATTCTTCATCCGACCAGCCGATTTACAGTTTCCATTTGTCATAATTTGCCCGATTTATGGGATAGTGAAGTTGGGAGGAACGCAGTAGGGGCTGCCATTCTGGTTATCGAATTTGCAGACGGTCTTAGGAGGGCAGTTTCCAGCAAACTATTGATTGAAGGATTTAGTTAAGATGTCATTTTATGAAAATCGTTTTTGAGAGGTAAACTTACGACCCATTGACCAGCAGTGCTGCACACTTGCCATCCCTGATCATTGGGAAGGCAGGAGTAGGTAGCGGGCTTGCAGCcgtgaggaggaggaggaggaggaggaggaggcttgtAGCCAGGGCTGGCAGTGGCCACAGTAACGATAGCGGCAATAGCGGCGACGGTGAACTTCATGATGAAAGAGTTGTGTGGTAGTTATGAGAAATTGATCTTTACAGATTTTTAATTGGAGATGTAGAAGAGATGTGGATGCTTGTTgtgctgatgatgagacaGAAGTGAGGGTATGAAGGGGCAGATATTCAGGTCTTTATATACTCAAAATCTGGAATAGATCTTCTATTGAGTCTCGCGATGGAATAAAACATCGGTGAAGCCTTAGGTTTCAACGCCTTAGAGGATCATGTCATGTGTTTCTCAGGCAAGGGAGACGTAGGTGGCTGCTCCATCTCTTCGTATCCTTCACGCTATACGAAAAGCCTCATGCTCGAATACGAAGTGACGCTTACTTTTCAACCACTTACAGTCAAGGCCCATTACTAGCTACATATCACATACATGCAATAGCTTCGATGTCTTAATTATGCGGTGCCAGTTGTCAAAGCCAAGTCTTGCCACCGGCGAATACCATTTTTACACAAAGTAATGGTCTTGAAGCCGTCGCACTGTCCTATCAGCACttagagaagatggaggacgATGGACATTCCAGGTGTGCCAAGCTACAATACGAGTGATCGGCCAAACAGTAAGAAAGCCTAACTTCACTAACCGTCAGCGATATCCGTTGTGTTAACCAGCAACATTCAACCCGATGCCTGGACCGTGACGGCGCCGCTCTAGAAGGTGGCAATCCCGCGCAGCCATAGCACTGCCAGCGGCCTAACCAGCGCCGTCATCTTCTTAGCACGACGTCTCCATTGAAAATGCCAGCTGTCTTGCGTCCTCTTGCGTCCTAAGATTCGTCAAGCTAAAGCAGGGCGCGGTGCGGCTGAACGCCATAGCGCAACTCCTCAGGCTGGAGAAGCCTTTGGGGGcctaaaaaaagcaacatTAGCCGGCTGCCGCTAGCACCAATGAGATAATAGAAACCGATTGAATCAGTTTCTCGCTGTCATAGAAGCCCGACAGTTCCTCAGCCCTATAATGCCAAGCCGGTCGTGTGATTCAGTTGCCAAAGTGCGGTGTAAGAACGGCATTGATGGACACAATAGCGCAGCGCAAGGGAGATGGCCTGAGCTGTCCTTCGTCGGTCGATCGGCCGGCAGGTCTGGGCCCCATAGTTGGAtcctggaggaggagccctTTTTCGTCGGTGAGACGGACTGTGGAGATGATTGGCCGATTCTAGTGGGCGCCATCTGCTTGCCGTTTTGTGGAGGCGGAGTCGCATTGTGCTCCTTTCAGTACGACCTGAGCAGTTCCGAAGCTAGGGCATTGAGTTTGAAGCGTTTTGGCTGAGAGGTGGCGATCTCTCACGGATATGCTCCAGAAATGCTAACTTTTCAGTCAAAAGGGCCGAccatcaaagccatcaaAGCACTTAAAAATATCAATTGCCCGAAATCAGCACGCGCCTTGCCACAATTCCATAGGGCCGAACCATTTTTGGACATTTAGAGGCTGAAAACGCGGATTCGGGCGATCTATCTCCCCCTTTCTTATTCCAATGCAAAGTTACGAAATGGATTCACTTAAGGATTCATGTATAACGAGGCTGATCCTATTCCTCCGCCGGTGATtcataaattaagtaaaagaccGATGAGATTAAAGCAACTAGAGTAACCTCCAAACACTATCTAATTTTGCCACAGAATTCGATCACTTTTCGATTGTGTAAGCTTAGTAGTGAACTCAAATCCAGTTAACCGTAGGTTATCTCCCGCTCATGGTATCTCATGATTTTATCAAATCATTCCCGTAATCAATATGAGCTGTAATATCTTGTCCATTAAGTTCAGCGGATCTTACGGACGATCAAATCGATTAAGCTCTTGGATGTATTTCTCCGGGTGGATCTCGGAACGCTCTGAGATCCATTGGGTGGCTTACAGTCGACGGGTATCGATAATATAAACTAGTATTCAAGAGCAGCTAAAAGTTATTGTTTCTCAAAGCGAAAATTACTTAGAAAGACTAGTAGAGAACTTTTTTACtaagttttatttagctCTGGAAGCATGAATTAGGACATCCACAACTCCTTCAATATCAGCTAGAGGTCGACTTGTCAGCAAATCCTTCAAATGTAAAATTCTTTGTTGTAAATGGCCGATGAATGCACGAGTGCCCTTCGTCCGATTCTcggcttttttaaaatcccTCAGCGATAACCAACAGCTCTCTCTCGGGCTCATCAGCCAGGATTACCATCAAGGCAGCCCAGAGTGTATCAGCTGGGTACTGATGATTTTCTTTAGCCATGTTTCCGAAGAGGCTTTAAAAAGGTCTAATTCTGTGCAATAATCTTTTTACCTCTTGGCTAACACCCTTGAAAATAGTTCGGAGGAAATTTCCAACAACTAattttttgcccttctttcAGTGATTGGCGGACAAATCAACAGAGGAGTGCAAGAACGAACTGGTAGACAACAGGTGTTTCAATCGCTATAGATAAGCAGAAATAGTACAGAACAGTACGTTGCATCTTCAGAGAATTTTGGTTCAAGATGTATGATAAGACGTGATGTTTTTTGCATTCAGGCAGCGCATATAACCAAAGTACCTGAGAACGTCTAGCAGCTTCCCAATGCAAAAGGTCCGGATTTTAGCAATCCAGCTAAACTCCAACCAGCTACAATCCAGGGGTTGTATTGTGGATTTATGCTGCATTTGGTTAACTGATTGTAGTATCTGTAAGATCTGATCTACAGAAACAGAATCTGTGAACAACTGAGTATCTCCTGTGCCGCTTCAAGATATGAGCCTCAAATTTCTATTATCCACCTTAAGAACCAGTGATCCGTGTTTGTCTAGAATGGCTTAAAAATCATCATCGTTTGAATGTTCCGATAAAGCGCTCATCCCTCCAAGAAAGTATATTGGTCAGAGCAATTGACATATCTACTTCCTCACCTAAAAACACGAGCAATATAGGAAGGAACTTTAGGATGTATGTAGAAATCTTTTCACAACGGTATCGCGCGCGGTGTCTGCGAATTCGAGGAGGCAATTGGAAACAGtcataatcatcatcaatctGAGAGAATTTGACCAGGTCTGAATTAGTCTGGTGGATCGGCTTCATGTAGCTGCCCCTCTTCCCAGGATCGTCTGTGACTCGCAGAAGCAGCATCCACCAGTTGGATACATGTTCCCGTTAATTCCCCATTGCCCTGAATCCATACGTGCTCTGCACAACTGTATGAGATTTGCTGAAAGTCTGGTTACAGCTATGGAACTTTGTGGTTCATactaagaaagaaaaagtccaGGATCTCTTTCCTTGCTAGAGCGACCTTCATTTTCGTTGTCTGAAGTGATCAAAAAGCATCTATAGCCGCCGGGTTATTGGTACCTCTGAAACTATCTGTTCGCTGCGGTATACATGAATATCCCTCTTATTACACTATTTTCTTGTTCacaggggaaaaaaagcgGTGCTTATTCTCATGCGAGGCTTTATCGAACCACGATGACATCTCAGCCCACGATCGCGCTACTGGGCCGACGGATAGGATGAGTAAACTGCCGACCCTTGGGTTGCAGCGGTAAAAATAAGGCACCAGCAGCGCTTCTGTCCCATCACCGCATGTTTTCGGCATGTGCCTAATGTACCGGATAAAGGCCTTTCTGTGTGACTTAGCAGCGTTTTTGCCTCTAGCTTCCTGGCAAGAGTCCAAGTAAGAAGCGCGTAATGGTTTAGTCTGTCATGTTGCGGGGAAAATCTGGGGGAGGACGGCAATTAATGGCCCTCTCCCACCTCAACTCTCGTAAGTTCTACATGATGCCTGCCTAAAGAAGACGATGGCTATTAATTATCCGTCGGTAGTCCtgaaaattaatataatttgaGCTTTTCGCCCTTGTCTCTCTAATGACGATTCTGCCGTCGCTTTCGCTTCAAGCTCCGAAATAGCCATTACAGGTTTCTTGAAAACCACAGAGAATGTTTGCAGCGTTACATCATGCACTCCATCAAAAAGGGCCGCAGATGGAAAACAAGCACTTTATAACTTTAACTAAACCCTCTCTGGTCAGATATTAAACCTCATTAACCGCAGCATCTTGGGGTTCTCCATCGGGGTGACTATCTCTGACATGCAGCTCTGCAACACTACAGCACCAATTGGGCACTTTGACATGGCAACCCTGTTACTGACAATTTTCCCGCCGGGAGAGCCCAAGGAATTGACGATCATGACCTGTAATGGAAGACACGGATAAAATGGCCAACTATTATTCGCGATATAGAGTATATATAGGCCATCCACCTTCCTGCCTCTCCAAAACTTCCGGAGAATAGAGGCAGGCCTCCAGTGTCAGCCACAAACATGGCCAAGTTCAACCTCCAAGCCCTGCTCGTGGGGCTACTGGCCACAAATGCTTCCGCGGCTCTAGACGGAAGCCGGTATCTGTGGTACACCACTCCTGCCACAGACTGGGAGACGGGTGTTCTTCCCATTGGAAACAGTCGCCTCGGCGCGGCCATCTTTGGAGGCGCCAATGAAGTCGTCACCATCAACGAAGATACCCTTTGGGATGGCCCGCTGCAGAACCGCATCCCTGCGAATGggcttgctgctctgccaACGGTCCGTCAGATGTTGGTAGCTAACAACCTGACTTCAGCTGGCAATCTCGTCTTGAGTCAGATGACTCCTGCTATTTCAGGCGAGAGACAGTTTAGCTATTTTGGCAATCTAAACCTCAACTTTGGCCATTCATCGGGTGGGATATCAAACTATATCCGCTCACTTGATACGCGGCAGGGCAATTCCAGCGTGTCTTATACGTATAACGGAGTCACTTATACGTAAGTACTtagaaaaagagaattaaTATATCATATGCTAACACCTTTGTTTTCTCAGTCGTGAATATGTTGCCAGCGCCCCAGCTGGCGTAATCGCAGCCAGGTTTACCGCAAGTAAAGCCGGTGCTTTAAGTGTTAGTGCCACATTTTCAAGAATATCGAACATCCTGAGCAATGTGGCATCAACATCAGGCGGTGCCAATACCTTGACCTTGCAAGGGTCCAGCGGCCAAGCTGCTTCAGACAATCCTATTCTGTTCACTGGCAAAGCTCAATTCGTAGCCAGCGGAGGTAACATTTCCTCTTAAAACAGTGAGATGAAAAGTTTCCAA
The Trichoderma asperellum chromosome 7, complete sequence DNA segment above includes these coding regions:
- a CDS encoding uncharacterized protein (EggNog:ENOG41~SECRETED:SignalP(1-17)) gives rise to the protein MKFTVAAIAAIVTVATASPGYKPPPPPPPPPHGCKPATYSCLPNDQGWQVCSTAGQWVFAGNCPPKTVCKFDNQNGSPYCVPPNFTIP